One Watersipora subatra chromosome 4, tzWatSuba1.1, whole genome shotgun sequence genomic window carries:
- the LOC137394855 gene encoding uncharacterized protein — protein MPIQIFKFLLLAALFTLSLAQQHRSNSAPRVNPSWFIEQPDPYEAPERPDVYEAPEIPDALLLSAVRNEPGAHQAVDNYRRAHRAAYDEEVNNYRQHISRPSQGRIGSAPVSPGHTASASARARPVPARASSHRAQVPLHSFIEQPDPFEAPERPDAYEAPEIPDALLLSAVRNDPGAHQAIDNYRRAHRAAYDAKVNSYHQQFQPQANTQTRSSPARQQLAPRRQLAPKKQPTPARRYPAPVPQTSVRRY, from the exons ATGCCGATACAAATATTCAAATTCCTACTTTTGGCAGCCTTGTTCACGCTATCTTTAGCACAGCAGCACAGAAGCAATTCTGCTCCAAG GGTAAATCCATCCTGGTTTATTG AGCAACCAGACCCATATGAGGCTCCTGAAAGACCAGATGTTTATGAAGCGCCTGAAATACCAGATGCACTTCTTCTTTCTGCTGTCAGGAATGAGCCTGGAGCACATCAGGCAGTAGACAACTACAGGAGAGCACACAGAGCTGCCTATGATGAGGAAGTGAACAACTATCGACAGCATATTAGCAGACCGAGCCAAGGTAGAATTGGTTCTGCTCCTGTTTCTCCAGGCCACACTGCTTCTGCATCAGCTAGAGCAAGACCAGTTCCAGCACGAGCCTCGTCTCACAGAGCTCAAGTTCCTCTGCACAGCTTCATAGAACAACCTGACCCATTTGAGGCTCCTGAAAGGCCAGATGCATATGAAGCACCTGAAATACCAGATGCACTTCTTTTGTCTGCTGTCAGAAATGACCCTGGAGCACACCAGGCCATAGACAACTACAGGAGAGCACACAGAGCTGCCTATGACGCTAAAGTCAACAGTTACCACCAGCAGTTTCAACCTCAAGCAAACACTCAAACCAGATCCTCACCTGCAAGACAACAACTTGCACCAAGGAGACAACTTGCACCAAAGAAACAACCTACACCTGCTAGACGTTACCCAGCACCAGTGCCTCAAACATCTGTGAGACGTTACTAA